In Desulfobulbus oralis, one DNA window encodes the following:
- a CDS encoding FAD-linked oxidase C-terminal domain-containing protein, with product MAHQTLIKDFEALLGAENVFSSEADRISYAYDAAVLQPVIPAFVVRPTTKELLGNCVKKLYDNGITMTVRGAGTNLSGGTIPDTSETVVVLTTALTKILEINADDLYAVVEPGVITAHFAAAVAQKNLFYPPDPGSQSVSTIGGNIAENAGGLRGLKYGVTKDYVMGVEFFDATGEIVKSGSRTVKCVTGYNLAGLMIQSEGTLGIFSEAVLKLVPPPKASKALMAVFADVQNAADAVAGIIAAHVVPCTLEFLDNNTIVRVDDFTRAGLPREAGAILLIELDGHPAQVADDAAAVEKVLQANHATAVHVPKDAEEKLKLWEARRLALPVLARCRPTTVLEDATVPRSQIPAMVKAVNDIAAKYKLDVGTFGHAGDGNLHPTFLCDRRDADEFKRVEEAIDEMFDTAIKLKGTLSGEHGIGTAKAKWMEKETSRGTILFSQRLRRALDPKGLLNPTKLVGI from the coding sequence ATGGCGCATCAGACCCTGATCAAGGATTTTGAAGCACTGCTCGGCGCAGAGAACGTATTCAGCTCCGAGGCTGACCGTATAAGCTATGCGTATGATGCGGCCGTGTTGCAGCCCGTCATCCCGGCCTTTGTGGTACGCCCCACCACAAAGGAACTGCTCGGCAACTGCGTGAAAAAACTGTACGACAACGGCATCACCATGACGGTGCGGGGGGCGGGCACCAATCTTTCGGGAGGCACCATTCCCGATACCTCTGAAACGGTGGTCGTCTTGACCACTGCCCTGACCAAAATCCTTGAAATCAATGCAGACGACCTTTATGCGGTCGTGGAACCGGGTGTCATCACCGCCCATTTCGCCGCCGCCGTAGCCCAAAAGAATCTTTTTTACCCGCCTGACCCCGGTTCCCAATCCGTGTCGACCATCGGTGGCAACATCGCCGAAAATGCGGGGGGGCTGCGCGGCCTCAAGTACGGCGTGACCAAGGATTACGTTATGGGTGTCGAGTTCTTCGATGCCACTGGTGAAATCGTGAAATCCGGCTCTCGCACGGTCAAATGTGTAACCGGATATAATCTGGCCGGTCTGATGATCCAGTCCGAGGGCACCCTGGGCATTTTCTCCGAGGCGGTGCTCAAGCTGGTGCCGCCGCCCAAGGCCAGCAAAGCGCTGATGGCCGTGTTTGCCGATGTGCAGAACGCCGCCGATGCGGTGGCCGGTATCATCGCCGCCCATGTCGTGCCCTGTACCCTCGAATTTTTGGACAACAACACGATTGTCCGCGTCGATGATTTCACCCGCGCCGGCCTGCCTCGCGAAGCCGGCGCCATCCTGCTCATCGAGCTGGACGGCCATCCGGCTCAGGTGGCGGATGACGCCGCGGCCGTGGAAAAGGTGCTGCAGGCCAACCACGCCACAGCCGTGCACGTGCCAAAGGATGCAGAGGAAAAGCTCAAACTCTGGGAGGCCCGCCGTCTGGCCTTGCCGGTGCTGGCCCGCTGCCGGCCCACCACGGTGCTGGAAGACGCCACCGTGCCGCGCTCGCAGATTCCGGCCATGGTCAAGGCGGTCAACGACATCGCCGCCAAGTACAAACTGGACGTGGGCACGTTCGGCCATGCAGGCGACGGCAATCTGCATCCCACCTTCCTCTGCGACAGGCGCGACGCCGACGAATTCAAACGGGTGGAGGAGGCGATTGACGAGATGTTCGATACGGCCATCAAGCTCAAGGGCACGCTCTCGGGCGAGCACGGCATCGGCACGGCCAAGGCCAAGTGGATGGAAAAGGAAACTTCGCGCGGCACCATCCTCTTCTCCCAGCGCCTGCGCCGTGCTCTGGATCCCAAGGGTCTCTTAAACCCCACCAAGCTGGTGGGCATCTGA